One Prosthecobacter vanneervenii genomic window carries:
- the dnaE gene encoding DNA polymerase III subunit alpha, producing MILHFDADAFFASAEQAADKHLRGRPVAVGGERRGIIASASYEARRMGVYTPMPTAKAKKLCPGLIVLPCNFDLYERFSRLMFSYAYDFTPLVEQASIDECYLDLNGARHIRAGSAAEKMQRAIAQSLKLSVSVGVGSNKLVSQIASKLRKPHCFIEISPGHEQGFLWPLENKWLPSVGPQLSTTLNTAGLRQIEHIARTPVEELALLVGKGAPALHGYALGLDPRPVICEPPEAKSYGEQETLNADTTDEAFILARLRAMADSLMRRVRNDRKSIRSVTLRLRYNDMDEVQRSTTLEEPTALENDVYPLITGLLKRAWERRVSVRLVGLKFSKVYEASLLSVLLLEPADMVRCQWYKLAGVVDALRHGGHSVMRGHDLWLKMNGNTGRELLPKTKPVAGQTVQTTNRVLRERPSTDQVIVRTPADCRAVPALNVRSCFSFMDSALTIPAIIETAAAHDVPAVAITDPGLYAAVPFFQAASAAGIKPIIGAELTCQKRRMLAYAQNVQGYRNLCRLLSAPVTPAALHEHAEGLLIVPADSEAVALPEIRYRSREDLSFFNVLQSMKTLTLLNERHPEKRRGDFAFHVPGEWGQRFTPAAMQAARDIAEQCEFAFDFKTLRFPRYLPRDGSTPAAMLHQLAHEGLQRRYGSKAPMHEAQLREELAIIAEVGYEDYFLTVWDMLQECHAQGIGWITRGSAADSLVCYALGISNVCPIRFELYFKRFLNRDRMALQKLPDIDIDFAHDHKDDVVRLLLSRHGPEHAAIVGGFNTFQARAAVADVAKVLGVAENEIRRLTEHLPWTDASHVADAVALSQECADLPWQEEPLRTALLMAGRLDGFPRYAKMHPCGVVLSRDPIRDHSPTFTSAKGWPTTHFDMDAVEAVGLIKLDILAQGGLAVLRDAQAELRGTAQHVDLAALEVGGIGGTESPARTHDAAPWSDSGVWQMIASGNARGVHHIESPAMTSLACMAGVRDIDCLVAIVSVIRPGAANGLKKAQFARRAQGLEPVTYTHESLAPVLRSTFGVVAYEEHILQICEAFAGLAPGRADVLRRALVKLDARKVQEVRAEFIAAARERGRTDKAIAAVWELVAGFQGYAFCRAHSTAYAVEAYQGAYMKHYHPAEFLAAVLTNGRGFYSPLVYTLECRRLGIGFLLPCVNIAGDGFRVEASDTPHGTPTASRGKAIRVPLRCIKDLSEGMLFRWRMELALQPFASVRDFCERVQPEGQEALNLIRCGAFDGFGPSRTAHFWHCLHSTHDRKAGEGWLFSQGEEHKLRATFRAEPGLQQRLDDEAELLGYTVTGHPLDRFPNVDWRTYCPISELHHYKYQRVTICGLIIVSRSHLQQDGQPMKFISICDRTGIVECEIFAAAYRAHGLATVRHPVVQVTGDVKPFDNGQGFTLDVWRVAGPRLL from the coding sequence GTGATTCTGCACTTTGATGCCGATGCCTTCTTTGCTTCTGCCGAGCAGGCAGCGGACAAGCATCTGCGCGGGCGTCCGGTGGCCGTGGGCGGAGAGCGGCGCGGTATCATTGCCTCTGCCAGCTATGAGGCGCGGCGCATGGGCGTCTATACCCCGATGCCCACCGCTAAGGCTAAGAAACTCTGTCCTGGCCTGATCGTGCTGCCGTGCAATTTTGACCTCTACGAGCGCTTTTCGCGGCTGATGTTCAGCTATGCGTATGACTTTACGCCCCTGGTGGAGCAGGCTTCCATAGATGAATGCTACCTGGACCTGAACGGGGCACGGCATATCCGGGCGGGGAGCGCTGCGGAAAAGATGCAGCGGGCGATAGCTCAAAGTCTCAAGCTGTCGGTTTCCGTGGGCGTGGGCAGCAACAAGCTCGTCTCGCAGATTGCGAGCAAGCTGCGCAAGCCGCACTGCTTCATTGAGATTTCACCGGGGCACGAGCAGGGCTTTCTGTGGCCGCTGGAAAACAAATGGCTGCCGTCGGTGGGGCCGCAACTATCCACCACGCTGAACACGGCAGGCCTGCGGCAGATTGAGCACATTGCCAGAACACCCGTGGAGGAGCTGGCGCTGCTGGTGGGCAAAGGAGCCCCCGCCCTGCATGGCTATGCGCTGGGGCTTGATCCCCGCCCCGTTATCTGCGAGCCACCAGAGGCCAAGAGCTACGGCGAGCAGGAAACCTTAAATGCCGACACCACCGATGAAGCCTTCATCCTGGCCCGGCTGCGGGCAATGGCGGATTCTCTCATGCGGCGAGTAAGGAATGACCGGAAGAGCATCCGTAGCGTGACCCTGCGGCTGCGATACAACGACATGGACGAGGTGCAGCGCTCCACCACACTGGAGGAGCCCACGGCGCTGGAAAACGATGTTTATCCCCTCATCACCGGCTTGCTGAAAAGAGCGTGGGAAAGGCGCGTGAGCGTGCGGCTGGTGGGGCTGAAATTCAGCAAGGTGTATGAAGCCAGCCTGCTCTCGGTGCTGCTACTGGAGCCTGCGGACATGGTGCGCTGCCAGTGGTACAAGCTGGCGGGTGTGGTGGATGCTCTGCGGCATGGCGGCCATAGCGTCATGCGCGGGCATGACCTGTGGCTGAAGATGAACGGAAACACGGGGCGCGAACTGCTGCCCAAGACCAAACCTGTGGCAGGCCAGACCGTGCAGACCACGAACCGCGTGCTGCGAGAGCGCCCGAGCACGGACCAGGTCATCGTGCGGACTCCGGCAGACTGCCGGGCCGTTCCTGCGCTGAATGTGCGGAGCTGTTTCAGCTTCATGGATTCGGCTTTGACCATCCCGGCCATCATCGAGACTGCCGCCGCGCATGACGTGCCTGCCGTGGCCATCACTGATCCGGGGCTCTATGCCGCCGTGCCGTTCTTTCAGGCGGCGAGCGCGGCGGGGATCAAGCCCATCATCGGCGCGGAGCTGACCTGCCAGAAGCGCAGAATGCTGGCCTATGCGCAGAATGTGCAGGGGTATCGCAATCTCTGCCGCCTGCTCTCCGCCCCCGTCACACCTGCCGCGCTGCACGAGCACGCGGAGGGGCTGCTTATCGTGCCTGCCGATAGCGAGGCCGTGGCGCTGCCTGAGATCCGATACAGGAGCCGGGAGGACTTGTCCTTTTTCAACGTGCTGCAAAGTATGAAGACGCTCACGCTGCTCAATGAGCGGCACCCGGAGAAGCGGCGCGGAGACTTCGCCTTTCATGTCCCCGGAGAGTGGGGGCAACGCTTCACGCCAGCGGCCATGCAGGCGGCGAGAGACATCGCGGAGCAGTGCGAGTTTGCCTTTGATTTCAAAACCCTACGCTTTCCCCGCTACTTGCCGCGAGATGGCAGCACGCCTGCCGCTATGCTGCACCAGCTGGCGCATGAGGGCCTGCAGCGGCGCTATGGCAGCAAGGCACCAATGCATGAAGCGCAGCTACGTGAAGAACTGGCCATCATCGCGGAGGTGGGGTACGAGGACTACTTTCTGACCGTGTGGGACATGCTGCAAGAATGCCATGCGCAGGGCATCGGCTGGATTACCCGAGGCAGCGCGGCGGATTCGCTGGTGTGCTATGCGCTGGGCATCTCGAATGTCTGCCCCATCCGCTTCGAGCTTTACTTCAAACGCTTTCTCAACCGGGACCGCATGGCGCTGCAAAAGCTGCCAGACATCGACATCGACTTCGCCCATGACCACAAGGACGACGTGGTGCGCCTGTTGCTCTCGCGGCACGGGCCAGAGCACGCGGCCATTGTGGGCGGGTTTAACACCTTTCAGGCGCGGGCCGCCGTGGCGGATGTGGCCAAGGTGCTGGGCGTGGCGGAAAACGAAATCCGCCGCCTTACCGAGCATCTGCCGTGGACAGATGCCAGCCATGTGGCCGATGCGGTGGCGCTCTCCCAGGAGTGCGCAGACCTGCCTTGGCAGGAGGAGCCGCTGCGCACGGCGCTGCTCATGGCGGGTCGGCTGGATGGCTTCCCCCGCTATGCCAAGATGCACCCCTGCGGCGTAGTGCTCTCGCGTGATCCCATCCGGGACCACTCCCCCACCTTCACCAGTGCCAAGGGCTGGCCTACCACGCACTTTGACATGGATGCTGTGGAGGCCGTGGGACTCATCAAGCTGGACATCCTGGCGCAGGGCGGGCTCGCTGTGCTGCGGGACGCACAGGCGGAGCTGCGGGGAACGGCTCAGCATGTCGATCTCGCGGCGCTGGAGGTTGGCGGCATTGGAGGCACCGAATCCCCCGCCCGCACGCACGATGCGGCCCCGTGGAGTGATTCAGGCGTTTGGCAGATGATTGCCAGCGGAAACGCCCGTGGGGTGCATCACATCGAAAGCCCCGCCATGACGAGCCTCGCCTGCATGGCCGGAGTGCGGGACATCGACTGCCTCGTGGCCATCGTGTCGGTGATTCGTCCCGGCGCTGCGAATGGATTGAAGAAAGCGCAGTTTGCCCGCCGTGCGCAGGGCTTGGAGCCTGTGACCTACACGCACGAGAGCCTGGCCCCTGTGCTGCGCTCCACCTTTGGCGTGGTGGCCTATGAGGAGCACATTCTGCAAATCTGCGAAGCGTTCGCGGGTCTGGCTCCGGGGCGGGCCGATGTGCTGCGGCGTGCGCTGGTGAAGCTGGACGCCCGCAAGGTGCAGGAGGTGCGCGCCGAGTTCATCGCCGCAGCGCGAGAGCGAGGGCGCACGGACAAAGCGATTGCCGCCGTGTGGGAACTCGTGGCGGGTTTCCAGGGCTATGCGTTCTGCCGTGCTCACAGCACCGCCTACGCCGTGGAGGCCTATCAAGGGGCCTACATGAAGCACTATCACCCGGCAGAGTTTCTGGCTGCCGTGCTCACCAACGGCAGGGGCTTCTACTCCCCGTTGGTCTATACCCTGGAATGCCGCCGCCTGGGCATCGGGTTTCTGCTGCCTTGCGTCAACATCGCCGGCGATGGCTTCCGTGTGGAAGCATCGGACACTCCGCACGGGACGCCCACCGCATCGCGGGGCAAGGCCATTCGTGTCCCTCTGCGCTGCATCAAGGACTTGAGCGAGGGAATGCTGTTCCGCTGGCGCATGGAGCTGGCGCTGCAGCCTTTTGCGAGTGTGCGGGACTTCTGCGAGCGTGTGCAGCCAGAAGGGCAGGAGGCGCTGAACCTCATCCGCTGCGGAGCGTTTGACGGCTTTGGACCCTCACGCACAGCGCACTTCTGGCATTGCCTGCACAGCACGCATGACCGCAAGGCGGGCGAAGGCTGGCTCTTCAGCCAAGGAGAAGAGCACAAGCTGCGCGCCACCTTCCGCGCAGAGCCGGGCCTGCAACAACGCCTGGACGATGAAGCGGAGCTGCTGGGCTACACCGTCACGGGGCATCCCCTGGACCGCTTCCCGAATGTGGACTGGCGCACCTACTGCCCCATCTCCGAACTACACCACTACAAGTACCAGCGCGTGACTATCTGCGGCCTCATCATCGTCAGCCGCTCCCACCTGCAGCAGGACGGCCAGCCGATGAAGTTCATCTCCATCTGTGACCGCACCGGCATCGTCGAATGCGAAATCTTTGCTGCCGCCTACCGCGCTCATGGCCTGGCTACCGTGCGGCATCCTGTGGTGCAGGTGACTGGCGATGTGAAGCCCTTCGACAACGGCCAGGGCTTTACGCTGGATGTGTGGCGGGTGGCGGGGCCGCGTTTGTTGTAA
- a CDS encoding LexA family protein, which yields MKFLPNLQVLAVLWHADTHPWIRQQVPLLGSIIAGSPEVQEGRIDTCVDIDPSTFSLPGNARTFALKVRGDSMRNAAILEGDIVIMEFREPKHGNVVAALIDGETTLKRYVLKDGVPYLRAANPKYPDLIPARELVIQGVMVGLLRLPK from the coding sequence ATGAAATTCCTGCCCAACCTGCAAGTCCTGGCCGTGCTCTGGCACGCCGATACTCACCCCTGGATACGCCAGCAAGTGCCGCTACTAGGCAGCATCATCGCCGGGAGCCCCGAGGTGCAGGAGGGTAGGATTGATACCTGTGTGGACATTGACCCCTCAACCTTCAGCCTGCCGGGGAATGCGCGCACCTTTGCCCTGAAGGTGCGGGGTGACTCGATGCGCAATGCTGCCATTCTGGAGGGTGACATTGTCATCATGGAGTTTAGAGAGCCCAAGCATGGGAATGTGGTGGCTGCGCTGATCGACGGGGAAACCACCTTGAAGCGCTACGTGCTCAAAGATGGCGTGCCGTATCTGCGGGCCGCGAATCCCAAGTACCCCGATCTCATCCCGGCCCGCGAGCTGGTGATTCAGGGGGTGATGGTGGGGCTGCTGCGGCTGCCGAAATGA
- a CDS encoding HAD-IA family hydrolase — translation MALSTLFFDAAGTLIRPAESVGQTYAQHAQKLGIEADPETLMQAFRAVWKQTPPPLYPVGQPSADDDRGWWRTLVGDVFGRVHGAPLQESVLDELFDGLYRHFAKAEAWHVFDDVLPALEDLARDHRLLVLSNFDRRLHSILGGHDLLRFFDGVVISSEVGAAKPHARMFETALEAAGCQPGQALHIGDDVRCDLGGAQSCGIHAFQVKRPESDLGVLVQKVRSGAYSGLRNPDL, via the coding sequence ATGGCACTGAGCACCTTGTTTTTTGATGCGGCAGGCACGCTGATCCGGCCTGCAGAGTCCGTGGGCCAGACCTATGCGCAGCATGCGCAGAAGCTGGGCATCGAGGCTGATCCTGAGACCCTCATGCAGGCCTTCCGCGCAGTGTGGAAGCAGACACCGCCGCCGCTGTACCCGGTGGGGCAGCCGTCTGCGGACGATGACCGCGGATGGTGGCGCACGCTGGTGGGCGATGTCTTTGGCCGGGTGCATGGGGCGCCGCTGCAGGAAAGCGTGCTGGACGAGCTGTTTGACGGGCTTTACCGGCACTTTGCCAAAGCCGAGGCCTGGCACGTGTTTGATGATGTGCTGCCCGCCCTGGAGGATCTGGCACGGGATCACCGGCTGCTGGTGCTGTCCAACTTTGACCGCCGTCTGCACAGCATTCTGGGAGGGCATGACCTGCTGCGCTTTTTTGATGGGGTGGTCATCTCCAGCGAGGTGGGAGCGGCCAAGCCACATGCGCGCATGTTTGAGACAGCGCTGGAGGCTGCGGGCTGCCAGCCGGGGCAGGCGCTGCACATTGGCGATGATGTACGCTGCGATCTCGGAGGGGCGCAAAGCTGCGGCATCCATGCCTTTCAAGTGAAAAGACCTGAAAGCGATCTGGGCGTTTTGGTGCAGAAAGTCCGCTCCGGGGCATATTCTGGCTTGCGCAACCCTGACTTATGA
- a CDS encoding DUF1549 domain-containing protein has translation MKLNPLCALLASLATSALMAQAAPDLQATAAKIDELVNAKLAKEKIQPNKPASDEVFVRRVYLDVVGRIPTLHETTEFLKSSDTDKRAKLIEKLLASDGYVQNFYNYWADILRMKSQMVGGGQSLPAFYGYSRWLKDSLRENKPYDQMVREVVTADGKSYENGAIGFYIRDYNMPLDNMAVTTQIFLGTSMVCAQCHNHPFDKWTQMDYYQMASHTYGMTSTNGLTNPLLAQAIYGGGAAKNKSNRYGGAVSKFPLPKGIERKDVGRAMTEILRPLRYNTVLDQTDKKPLFLPHDYQYTDAKPKQKVSPVIPASFSKDGSIVKDGVKPVDSYAAWMTSKDNPRFTTVIANRLWKKLMGQGIIEPVDEITDSTVPSNPALMSFLEDTMKAANYDMKVVLRAILNSQAYQREAYTKDVELGEIYHFPGPLLRRMSAEQIWDSMVALYKPNADQPSIATKVEAEVALRRVEWLDRALESMTPQQLQECTIKVAQKQKELAAEVRAAQESMEAATKAKDEAAIRKARDLIKNQRKHIDEAVDAVVYDAGFKRFAELAREGKLAEFTKDEDFAKEVAAVLKLKKEGEDLSMDEALAILAKQRRAKLTELAKARYAADAQRFAVDDKSEKASLTAWENFRDTYMLRAADLRSPAPNGHFLREFGQSDRELVENANDDASVGQALMLLNGKVFGNLMNRYTVIARAMDRAKAEGPEAVIDTVYLSLLSRKATPEEHALLKPIADNADATDRGDVLWTVLNTRQFFFIQ, from the coding sequence ATGAAGCTGAATCCCCTCTGCGCCCTCCTTGCCTCGCTCGCCACCTCGGCTCTCATGGCCCAGGCAGCCCCCGACCTCCAGGCCACCGCAGCCAAAATCGACGAACTCGTCAATGCCAAGCTGGCCAAGGAGAAAATCCAGCCCAACAAGCCCGCCAGCGACGAGGTCTTTGTGCGTCGTGTGTATCTGGATGTGGTCGGCCGCATCCCCACCCTGCATGAGACCACCGAGTTTCTCAAAAGCAGCGACACCGACAAGCGCGCCAAGCTCATCGAGAAGCTCCTCGCCAGCGACGGCTATGTGCAGAACTTCTACAACTACTGGGCCGACATCCTCCGCATGAAGAGCCAGATGGTCGGCGGCGGCCAGAGCCTGCCCGCCTTCTACGGCTACTCCCGGTGGCTGAAGGACAGCCTGCGCGAAAACAAGCCCTACGACCAGATGGTGCGCGAAGTGGTGACCGCCGACGGCAAATCCTATGAGAATGGTGCCATCGGCTTTTACATCCGCGACTACAACATGCCGCTGGATAACATGGCGGTGACCACCCAGATCTTTCTCGGCACCAGCATGGTCTGCGCCCAGTGCCACAACCACCCTTTCGACAAGTGGACCCAGATGGACTACTACCAGATGGCCTCCCACACCTACGGGATGACCAGCACCAACGGCCTCACCAACCCGCTGCTGGCCCAGGCCATCTACGGCGGCGGCGCTGCTAAAAACAAGAGCAACCGCTACGGCGGTGCCGTTTCCAAATTCCCCCTGCCCAAGGGCATCGAGCGCAAGGATGTAGGCCGCGCCATGACCGAGATCTTACGCCCGCTGCGTTACAACACCGTCCTCGATCAGACAGATAAAAAGCCGCTTTTCCTCCCGCACGACTACCAATACACCGACGCCAAGCCCAAGCAGAAAGTCTCCCCCGTTATTCCCGCCTCCTTCAGCAAGGACGGCAGCATCGTGAAGGACGGCGTCAAGCCCGTGGACTCCTACGCCGCCTGGATGACCAGCAAGGACAATCCCCGCTTCACCACCGTGATTGCCAACCGCCTGTGGAAAAAGCTCATGGGCCAGGGCATCATCGAGCCTGTCGATGAGATCACCGACAGCACCGTGCCGAGCAATCCCGCACTCATGTCCTTCCTGGAGGACACCATGAAGGCGGCCAACTACGACATGAAGGTGGTCCTGCGCGCCATCCTGAACTCCCAGGCCTACCAGCGCGAGGCCTACACCAAGGACGTCGAACTCGGCGAGATCTACCACTTCCCCGGCCCCCTCCTCCGCCGCATGAGCGCCGAGCAGATCTGGGACAGCATGGTGGCCCTCTATAAACCCAACGCCGACCAGCCCAGCATCGCCACCAAGGTGGAGGCCGAGGTGGCCCTGCGCCGCGTCGAATGGCTGGACCGTGCGCTGGAAAGCATGACACCCCAGCAGCTGCAGGAGTGCACCATCAAAGTGGCCCAGAAGCAGAAGGAACTGGCCGCCGAAGTGCGCGCCGCCCAGGAGAGCATGGAGGCCGCCACCAAGGCCAAGGACGAGGCCGCCATCCGCAAAGCACGGGATCTCATCAAGAACCAGCGCAAGCACATCGACGAAGCGGTGGACGCCGTGGTCTATGACGCCGGGTTCAAGCGCTTTGCCGAACTGGCCCGCGAAGGCAAGCTGGCCGAGTTCACCAAGGACGAAGACTTTGCCAAGGAAGTGGCCGCCGTGCTCAAGCTGAAAAAGGAAGGTGAAGACCTCAGCATGGACGAGGCCCTCGCCATTCTGGCCAAGCAGCGCCGCGCCAAGCTCACCGAACTGGCCAAGGCCCGCTATGCCGCCGATGCCCAGCGCTTTGCCGTCGATGACAAGAGCGAAAAAGCCTCCCTCACCGCCTGGGAAAACTTCCGCGACACCTACATGCTCCGCGCCGCCGACCTGCGCAGTCCTGCGCCCAACGGTCACTTCCTGCGCGAATTCGGCCAGAGCGACCGCGAGCTGGTGGAAAATGCCAATGACGACGCCAGCGTGGGCCAGGCCCTCATGCTGCTCAATGGCAAGGTCTTCGGCAACCTGATGAACCGTTACACCGTCATCGCCCGCGCCATGGACCGGGCCAAAGCCGAAGGCCCCGAGGCAGTTATTGACACTGTCTATCTCAGCCTGCTCAGCCGCAAAGCCACCCCCGAGGAACACGCCCTGCTCAAGCCCATCGCCGACAACGCCGACGCCACCGACCGTGGAGACGTCCTCTGGACCGTGCTGAACACGAGGCAGTTCTTCTTCATTCAGTGA
- a CDS encoding DUF1501 domain-containing protein — protein sequence MKSSSPLPSFSRREMLRSSCAGFGYLALQGVLGLESAKAAVVDPLAPKQPHFPARAKRVIFLLMKGGPSQVDTFDPKPLLDRDNGKPPPFALPRVKFAETGNLLRSPWKFRQYGQSGLPVSDLFPHVAKHVDDLCVIRSMHGTNPAHGGALLKLHTGSDTFVRPSMGSWVSYGLGTENTDLPAFITICPTLAHGGVNNWGSAFLPAHCQGTPLGNASIPADQAVVRHIHNKMLSPEMQRAQLDLVSQMNHAHLEQAGANAALEARINSFELAYRMQSTMPELQDISGETEATRKMYGLDDPVTANFGRQCLMARRFAERGVRFVQVTHSDSFVQWDQHSDLLKGHTKNAAEVDKPIAGLLADLKSRGLLDDTLVVWGGEFGRTPVAQGSDGRDHNPHGFTMWLAGGGSKPGTAYGATDDYGYYAAVDKVHIHDLHATILHLLGLDHLKLTYRYAGRDFRLTDIAGEVVKGVIA from the coding sequence ATGAAATCCTCGTCTCCATTGCCGTCCTTCAGCCGCCGTGAGATGCTGCGCAGTTCCTGCGCGGGCTTTGGCTATCTGGCACTGCAAGGGGTGCTGGGCCTCGAATCTGCCAAGGCCGCCGTGGTGGATCCGCTGGCCCCCAAGCAGCCGCATTTCCCGGCCCGGGCCAAGCGCGTGATCTTTCTCCTGATGAAGGGCGGACCCTCGCAGGTGGACACCTTTGACCCGAAGCCGCTGCTGGACCGTGACAACGGCAAGCCGCCGCCCTTTGCGCTGCCGCGCGTGAAATTTGCCGAGACGGGAAATCTGCTGCGCTCGCCGTGGAAATTCCGCCAGTATGGCCAGAGCGGCCTGCCGGTCAGCGATCTCTTCCCGCATGTGGCCAAGCATGTGGACGACCTCTGCGTCATCCGCTCCATGCATGGCACCAATCCCGCGCACGGAGGCGCGCTGCTAAAGCTGCACACAGGCAGCGACACCTTTGTGCGTCCGAGCATGGGCTCGTGGGTCAGCTACGGGCTGGGCACGGAAAACACCGACCTTCCGGCCTTCATCACCATCTGCCCCACACTGGCCCACGGCGGTGTGAACAACTGGGGCTCCGCCTTCCTGCCCGCCCATTGCCAGGGCACGCCGCTGGGAAACGCCAGCATCCCGGCAGACCAGGCGGTGGTGCGACATATTCACAACAAAATGCTCTCCCCGGAGATGCAGCGCGCGCAGCTGGATCTGGTGTCGCAGATGAACCACGCGCACCTGGAGCAGGCCGGGGCCAATGCGGCGCTGGAGGCTCGCATCAATTCCTTTGAGCTCGCCTACCGCATGCAGTCCACCATGCCGGAGCTGCAGGACATCTCAGGTGAAACCGAGGCCACACGCAAGATGTATGGCCTGGATGACCCGGTGACGGCCAACTTTGGCCGCCAGTGCCTGATGGCGCGGCGCTTCGCCGAGCGCGGCGTGCGCTTTGTGCAGGTGACGCATAGCGACAGCTTTGTGCAGTGGGACCAGCACAGCGATCTTCTCAAAGGGCACACCAAGAATGCGGCGGAGGTGGACAAGCCCATCGCCGGACTTCTGGCAGATCTCAAATCCCGTGGACTGCTGGACGACACGCTCGTGGTATGGGGTGGCGAGTTTGGCCGCACGCCGGTGGCGCAGGGCAGCGATGGCCGCGACCACAACCCGCACGGCTTTACCATGTGGCTGGCCGGTGGCGGCAGCAAGCCCGGGACGGCCTACGGTGCCACGGACGACTACGGCTACTACGCGGCTGTGGATAAGGTGCATATTCACGACCTGCACGCGACGATCCTGCACCTGCTGGGGCTGGATCATTTGAAACTGACCTACCGTTACGCCGGGCGGGATTTCCGCCTCACGGACATTGCGGGAGAGGTGGTGAAGGGCGTGATCGCGTAA
- a CDS encoding alpha/beta hydrolase, translating to MRLLLPVLLAIALPLHAQKAGKNKPLIKLTTTEVATREIVYKTTPQGELKLHVFSPKGEVQAAVLRPCVVFFFGGGWKSGSYLQFVPQSEYLASRGIVAISADYRILNVHKTSPDKAVEDAKSAIRWVRGHAAELGIDPTKIIAGGGSAGGHLAACTALASAYDAEGDDKNISAKPNALVLFNPAMNIATLFKQRSTGEGPMTLEMAEAITPNNFVSKDTPPAILFFGTADKLKEGGDEYVKKATALGLRAEMWTAADQPHGFFNKEPWIQVTAKKMDEFLTSLGYLGGEPTIKLPENAPALKQEK from the coding sequence ATGCGTCTCCTCCTTCCAGTCCTCCTCGCCATCGCCCTGCCGCTGCACGCCCAGAAGGCTGGGAAAAACAAGCCCCTCATCAAGCTGACCACCACCGAGGTGGCCACCAGGGAGATCGTCTATAAGACCACGCCGCAGGGCGAGCTGAAGCTGCACGTCTTCTCTCCCAAAGGCGAGGTGCAGGCAGCGGTGCTGCGGCCCTGCGTGGTGTTCTTCTTTGGCGGCGGCTGGAAGAGCGGCTCGTATCTCCAGTTTGTGCCACAGTCCGAATATCTGGCCAGCCGCGGCATCGTGGCCATCAGCGCGGACTACCGCATCCTGAATGTGCACAAGACTTCGCCGGACAAGGCGGTGGAGGACGCCAAGAGCGCCATCCGCTGGGTGCGTGGCCATGCGGCGGAGCTGGGCATCGACCCCACCAAGATCATTGCCGGCGGTGGCTCGGCAGGCGGACACCTCGCGGCCTGCACGGCGCTTGCCTCGGCCTATGATGCGGAGGGCGATGACAAAAACATCTCCGCCAAACCCAACGCCCTGGTGCTTTTCAATCCGGCCATGAACATCGCCACGCTCTTCAAGCAGCGCAGCACCGGCGAAGGCCCCATGACGCTGGAGATGGCGGAGGCCATCACGCCCAACAACTTTGTCAGCAAAGACACGCCGCCCGCCATCCTCTTCTTTGGCACCGCCGACAAGCTCAAGGAAGGCGGCGACGAGTATGTGAAGAAAGCCACCGCTCTGGGCCTGCGCGCCGAGATGTGGACCGCCGCAGACCAGCCCCACGGCTTTTTCAACAAAGAGCCCTGGATCCAGGTGACGGCAAAGAAGATGGACGAGTTCCTCACCTCCCTCGGCTACCTGGGCGGCGAGCCCACGATCAAACTGCCGGAGAACGCCCCCGCGCTGAAGCAGGAGAAGTAA